Below is a genomic region from Hemitrygon akajei unplaced genomic scaffold, sHemAka1.3 Scf000102, whole genome shotgun sequence.
ACATATAACAATATCAAAGtaaaaagtaagtttattatcaccacttatatgtcaccatatgcgacccagagattcattttgttcCTGGCCTACTCAATAAGTACAATAACCATAATAGGGCCAGTGAAGGACTGTATCGAACAGGTTGGACAACCAGTCTGCAAGTTACAAAAGactgcaaatacagaagaaatacataataataaatatataagcagATTCATAGGATGTGGGAACAATCCTATGGGGCAAGTTTAGTTTCCGCTCTGTTTGAAGAATTAtttgttgagggataataactgttcctgaacctcttgGCATGAGTCCTGAAGAGGTTCAGTGTTTTAAATGTAATGTAAAGCAAAGTCTCAGTTCTTTTCTCCATAAATGTGATATGATGCTTTGTTGAAGAAGAGCTGAGAGGTTCTTGCAACGTCAGCACCACTAATCCTTCAGCAGCACTTGTAAAAAAACTGACCATCTGATCAATTGATTCATGCATCTGTTATTTAAATTACACTTCTTGCAGAGTGTTGGATTCCATCGGATTGTATTGTCCGTGTTGTTGATGGGTTTTCTTTCCCTGATTTGCAATTGATGCAAattgattcaggagcagcttcttcttcTAAGTTAGCCTTCTGAGCAGTCCATGAACATGACCTTGCTAATCCTGCTTTGCGGTATATAGTTCTTTCATTTCTTATTGTCAATTATACTAGTTTTTATGTCCTGCGCTCTACTGTGCcaaaaagcaacacatttcataacGTTTCTTAGATATAATAAGGCGTATTCTGCGAGTTGTAAGCCACTGACATAAAACAACAGAGCAAATTACCTATTCTGGAGTTTTATTCACATGATTTATGAAGGAAGACTGATTTtatacttgttggagtttagacaTTTAAGATTAGATTTCAGTGAAACATAAGATCCTCAGACATTTTATTAGGGTGCATCtgaggggagtggggaggaggtCCCCTCCTGTGGGGTTATCCAGAAGAAACATCTGCTCTTTAATATTAAAAAAGTCCATATTTGAAAGAGGTAAGATAATAATAATTACTTTTGAATAATAAGATAAAATGGATCTTTTGcctaaaggagaaatcacaaataACCCATCAAAATAGCCTCCTATTGTTTTACAAACTAAATATGATATTGTAACATCATGCATCTCACTAATAATCACCGCTCATTTAGGTAACCACAGTATACTTGCGAAGAGCAGAAAGTGTGCAGTAAGGGTATGAAAAGCTGTAAGGAACAACTGAGAATAGCCAATTCAAGCCAACAGGAAAAGCAAAAAGTCATTCACTTTGTTACATTGACTATCAAAAACATTCGATTCTGTCCCACACTCGTTGTTAATAGAAGTTCATAATGTACACAAATACACCCAACACTTGCGAAATTCGCACAATATATGATGAAGCATTGGCGTGCTCTAATCGCTCTGTCTATTCTCAATCAAAAAAGAACAACCACCAATAAATAAAAGGAGATATTTCTCAGTGTGACTCTTTAAATCCACGGTGGTTTTGCCTGGTTTTAAATTTTCtcactaatttactgaattgtaTAAAGATAGGGTAACAAATTAGCAAAATGAAACATACAGACAAACAAATTATACCTTGGCATACCTTCTATACATGGATACATGGATGAATTAAAATTATACTCTCCATCCATAAAAGgtaaaacaattaattcaaatagtagagctATTTTGAAAAGATAGAAACATCACCTTTGGTCTTGATAAGTGCAGAACATACAACAGATTTTGTAGTACCATTAAGAAGGTAAGCAGCCCTGATGGAAATAAATCAAATATTCTCATGTTAGATTTCCAGAGCTGGAATCCACAACTAAACACTTAAATAATGCAGCAAGCAACATCATGTTAAGGCAGTTAAAATCTCTATTGCTACACTATTGCTACTCAAAGCTGATAAATATCGGATGGTGGTCTCCAGACGCTAGAGCGTTTCCCCTTTACGGAAAGCAGAAAGCAGAAACTGGGCTGGATTCTTACTTGCATATGCTATTTTGCTGACAGATATACAGTTTCTGGAAAATATAATCGAAGTTTGCAGAGGATGATTGTTGTGTTCTTCTGCTTTCGGGAGACCTGGATATCCCCGTCACTCTAGATGCAGTTTTACAGATCGCTGACATCACATTTACTATCAAGATGGGACTGATGAATATTTCAAAGGCAGAGGAGTAGGAGCATGCTTCATTATCCACTGCTGGTGGTGTACAAACATGGCAGTTCTATTCCAGTCCTGCTCTCTGAACCTGGAAGATCTTGGGAACAACTATACTCCACTTTATCTCTCATGGGAGTTTTCAGCCATCATCTTGGTGGCGGGGTATAGCCCACCACAGGCCCGAGTCCAACAGTCTCTATTGAGCGGGGCGACAGGCATCAAtaaacagcacaccctgatgtTTTCCCCGTCATCTTGGGGAATTTTAACCGAGCTAGCGTGAAACAGTCTCTAAATAGTTATTAACAACATATcacttgtggaaccagaggagtaaCACATAGGACCACTGTGATGCAACAATCATCTCACTGTGCCATCCTACACCTGtaatttggaaagtctgatctaTGGATAGATATTGAAGACCACAGCAACAGTAGAGGGTACCAATAAGGTTTAGATACAGGAGACACAGGAGCACTTACAAAACAACTTTGAGTTCATAGACTGGACTGTTCAACATTTTtattcaaatctgaatgaatactcCCCAGTTATTACTGACTctaaaaacctgtgtggatgtgtCTATGCCTACCAGAATATATTATACATAGCTGAATCAAAATCCGTACATGAACCAAGAGATTTGTAAATGTCTGGGGAAGGACAATATCGGTGCATTAAAGTCTGGTGATCCAGGACTGCGCAAGAAGGCCAGGTATGACATATGGAGGATTATCTCAAGAGCAAAATAACCATTCTGATTGAGGTTGGAGGCGTAattggatgcacgtcaactctggcagtgcttgcaggccattacttccaacAAAGCGCAAACACAATGAATTGCGGAGATATTTCGCTCCCAGTGGGGATTAACACCTTTTATGCACGCATTGAAAGGGGGAATACAACTACTGCAATGAGAGTCTGTGCAGCATCCACTGACCCTGGGATCTCTGACTCGGAAGCCGATTTCGGAAGGTCTTTCAATACGTTAAGTGCTTGCAAGGGAGCAGCCCCGATGCCGTagctggtagggctctgaaattCTGTGTCAACTAACTGTCGTGTGTATTCAATGGTATTTTCAACTTCTCATTGCTCCGATtgtaagttcccacctgctttaataGGGAGAAGTCATACCAATTCCCATGAAGAACAGGGTGagatgccttaatgactattgtccagcagCACTCAGTTCCACAATGAAGGACTTTGAGAGGTTGACTATGGCTTGAATCAACCCCTGCCTCAGCTAGGACATAGACCCAATGTAATTTGCATATCACCACTATTTGTCTACAGCGGATGcgatttcattggctctttccGCGGCCATGGATCACCTGGAGGATAATAATACTTACGTCAGACTTAACACAATCGTTTGAACAGgtatgatcaaaaagctccagaacctgggctgcCGAACCTATCACTGCAAATGAATCGTTAAgttcctcaccagaagaccactGTCTGTGCGGAATGGAAATAATATCTCCACTTGGCTGATAATCAAGACTGGCGCAACTTAATGATGAGTGCTTATCCCACTGTTCTTTTCTCTCTGCATCCATAATTGTGTGGCTAGGGACAGCTCTAGTGCTATCTCTAACGTTGCTGAAGACACAACTATTATTGtcagagtttcagatggtgatggaagtGCGTAGAGGAGCGAAACACTtcagcttgttgagtggtgttgtagcaaAAATCTTGAGCACAATGTCAGTAGGACAAGGGAATTGATATTGGACTTCACAAAGATTAAGATGAGGGGGCACACACCTGTCCTCAAaaaggtgtcaagatctctgagcatcCTACCTGATCCCAACATTGTCTACCTTCAGATCGTTCatcttccaaagaaccttctctctagtaatggtaacttcagacACTCATGACCCGTcaatacctggaacttccaccatactgctgatgtcttccacatgaagattgatgcaaaatactttttcagATCGTTCACCATTTGCTTGTCCCACATTAGTACATCTTCagcctcattttccagcggtccaatatccattctttcttctcttttatgcatctgaagaaacttctggaatCAACTTTTTATATAATTGTCTAGCTTActgtcatattccatctttaacttcatgattTTTAGttgatatttattgatatttaaaagcttcctctaatttcccactgttTTTTGTTCTGTTATGCTCACTCTCTTTGGGATTGACTTcctttgttagccacggttgtgtcttCTTGTTTTTGGAACACTTCTTCCTCCATGGGACGGATATAtcatgtgccttctgaattgcttccagaaattccagccattgctgctctgccgtcattcctgccagtgttattttccaatcaattctgcacACCTCctatctcatgcctctataatttcctttactccactgtaatattgatatatctgaccttaacttctccttctcaaatttcagggtgaatgccATCATATTATAGTCACTTACCCCGATAGGGTTTTTTACCTaatgctctctaatcaattccagtctaTTGCACAATATgcaatccaaaatagctgatccaCTAGTGGTCTCAACCACAGGCATTCAAGAGatcccccctcttggaatcccacAACATCCTGACTACCAATcctacctgcaaattgaaatcccccatgacaattgtaacattgtccttttggcatgcattttctatctcccgttgtaacttGTCGATCACATCCttttactgtttgggggtctgtatataactaccatcagggtcttcttacaTCTTCAAAGCCTGATGCTCCAAAGAGGCACATCCATCAGTTATGAACCGCATCACTCATGCCATGCCCAATTCTTATTGCTACAgttggggaggaggtactggagcttgAGGACATTCACACAAGGAACCACTTTTTCCCCTGTGCCATCAGCAGAATACAATGcaaccgatggatgaatatgaaatatATAAGTATTGTCGATATCAACAAACAATGAAAATACCTCATTCTGCAAtaaagggaaatgtttaattggaattTACTTCaatgcttaagaaaatctgcgATGCAATCGTCAAAATGCAGCAAAGTGATAAACGCTTTCGGTATACCTATATTAATATTCTTTTGGCGCAATATGTTGGCCTGTTACCGATCTGGAAAACTTACAAAGAAAAAAAGAGGGACTGAATGAAAAGTTTTAGGAACACATTATGTGCACTCGAACGCACTGATGTTAAGCAATAGCCTATAACtttcctttggacttggaggaAATTTGATGCGGCAGGGCTGAGGCCGAGAGCCAGGAGAATCCCGAAGTCCGATTGACTTGTGCACCAGGCCGAGTTGGAAATGTTGGGTACAGTTCCCCGGAGTATTGAAGTGACAGAACCAGATTTTTTGGAAGGCACTGGGGGCCGGGTTGAAATTGAAAAGTCGGGTACAGGACGATACCGGAGTCTACGCCCCCAGACCGTATCGAAGTGAGTGAAGTGGTGCTTGGATGATGATTTAAGCTCTTGGCCAGACTGATAAATGTTAAGAGTATCAGGGTCTGAGGCGAAAGAGAGGGGCGGTTCAACACTGAGGAgtccagtagaacagagggatctaggaatacagatacaaaattccctaaaagtggtgtcacagctagACAagagtagtaaagagagcttttggtacattgccctttataaatcaaagtattgagtataagagttggaatgtaatggtgaggttgtataagacattggtgagaccgaaattggagtattgtgtgcagtgttgatcatctaattacaggaaggatattaataaggttgaaaaagtgcagagaaggtttaccaggatgttgccgggacttgagaaactgagctacAGAGAATAGTTGACTagtttaggaatttattccctggagcgtaggagaatgagggtaaatttgatagaggtgtataaaattatgatgggtatagatgagtgaatgcaagcaggctttttccactgaggccaggggagggaaaataaacagaggacatgggttaagggtgaaggaggaaaagtttaaagggaacattggggaaggtgcttcttcacgcagagagtggtgggagtgtggaatgagctgccagatgaagtggtaaatgcgggctcacttttaacatttaagaaaaacttggacagatacatggataagaCGTATATGGAGGAATATAGTCCAGGTTCAGGTCAGTGgggctaggcagaaaaatggtttggcacagccaagaatggccaaaaggcctgtttggtgctgtaatgttctatggttctatggttctaaaaagATAACGAATGGAAGAGCATGTCCTTCCATGGAAGATATCGCCACGATTTGAGCAGACTAGATTTTGACAAGAACGGCTGGCTCTTAATTGAAGGTTtcatcccagaaacagaaggattTCTTATGGCAACATGGGAACAGTTGGTTAGCACGAAAACATctaaaatacaaaaacaaaagaccaacaaattgaaGATGATAAATTCAGACAAAGACAAGAgatacaatccaacacattacaaatTCCTGCAGCATTGATTAATTACAGTGGAAAGCATCATTCATCAAAATATTGCTTCACAGTGCACATTCTTAAAAGACACagtaccttactataaatacaaacctGATTCAGTTTTAGAATCAAAGTCCTGCAAATTACACTATGGCTGATCCATCATTACAGAGAGGACAATGTATCCAGGATAAAAAGGCAAGAAGAACTTACTTACAGAATAGAcataaccattccaaacacacgtgacatacagaaatcaattgctgaaaaacaccagaaatctgCTGAATTAGCAAAATAAACTGAAAGACTGTGCAGCACgctgtcccaatagtaatatctgcaactggtatcatcccaaagttactacataataacattaaacaattagtTCTACAAAGAAATATTTAAGTAAATCCACAGAAAGCAACAATGTTAAACACCACTAGAGTAGTCCGGAATTTCCTATCAATTGAGAGATGAGTGTGTTTGGCTTGCCTGCGCCTCAGGAAAAACcagtttgagcttagaaaaaataaatCATAACCTATTAATAAAGCAATCCTTACCCTGACGATGTAGTTCATAGTGCATTAccatgggataaagtgcaaactaggaaataaaagacaaaatgaagGTTCAATATAAAGGCTTTGCATTGGTGTTTAAAGGTGACAGCTTCAGTCTGCATCCTTTACACATTAGTAGCAAATATCCGAGTTTAtgcagtttatatatatatatatatatatatgtgtgtgtgtttgtctgtacttcatacatttgcacagtacagtagttTTAGATGAGGATCTCTGCAGTTTAGGAGCGTAGTTCAATTAAAATCTGACCTGCCAATGACCCTTtggccttgtaccttattgtctgcctgctctgcattttctcagcaactgaaacactgtttccctgagCTATTCTGTTCTCTTTTTCCTTGTACGGCCTCATTGCACCGATATGATGAAATGATGTATTTGCATCTCATGCAGAAAGGTTGTCTATTGTACCTCGGTGCATGTGCCAATAATATGGCAATTTACCGATTTATTGTTGTCAACAATACAGCGCCTCACAGAGTGATCGTCACCAGTTGCCAACACTTCACTAAGCTCTCTGACAAATACGACGTCCATCACTGAGACGCTTCTGGTCTCTCCCATTCATCTCCACTTTTCCACCCCTCCTCCATCACTGAAATTGAAAACTACCAGCCTTCTTTCTTCTCATTACGTTGGGTTATCATTACGAAACATCACTGTGactctctccacagaggctgcccgaCCGGAGTATTTCCCgcatattctgctcctgttttgatgcaagagcagtggacacttaccaaaatgcacagtgtcctgctctccatatttcCACAGCAGATGAACATTAACATCGTCTGataatgatgcaaacaatgcgTTCAATAGTGTGAAATGttgttgtgttggatgtgcagtcaggattgcaatagGATATCAGGGGAATGTTCGCCTTCACATGTAACTAGTATCACAATATCAGTATTGTATCTTTTCTAAGACATACATCGCTGTTAGTTCCGATGTCTGTTAACAGCATTTTACTTTatgtcctaatatccatggatgcattgaattaattcatgtaatctcaaacgCTGAATCTTGAAATGCAGTTATAATATTCTTTGTCAGTTGAGCTACTGAACTTTTTGActctgttctctgttcccatgaaAGACGTTCAACAGatacacaaggagactctgcgggcacagactgaaacactgagagtgaacacgatcctgatgagggagaaggtgaaggttttccagctggttgatcgatacgctgagctcacggtcatttctactgttcaaCATCGGAgtctggtggaacatgagctactggcaagaggcagagtccacgaggagtggagacagaAGCATCTCAGTGGAGAGCTGGAAAAAATCGGCATAGATCACTTGTTCCAGAGCACCTTTTCCCAGACTAATTCCAAATCAGGGAGTTCTGCAGCATTGGTTGGAATCCCTGGgattgggaaaacaacaatggtgcaaaagattgtttatgactgggccgcagggaaaatatatcagcaattccagtttgtcttcagtttcagattccgggatttaaacaccATTAATTGTCGAATAAActtgagggaactgattctggatcagtatccttactttgggaacatcctgagagaggtctggaagaacccagagggatttgGATGAATTTAAGCACACAATTCATTTTGCTGACAATCAAAGAGACACAGAATGCGACCACCAGTGctcagatcccgagtggtggtgtgaagtgtctgacattgtgtacagtttaatccagggtaagctgctcccagggtgttcagtgctggtgaccagcCGAACCACTGCATTACCCTTACTGGAAAAGGCAGAGAttagtgtctgggctgaaatcctgggattggtTGATGaaaaacggaaggaatatttcatcagacattttgaagatcagatggtggcagcagctgtttgcaaatatgtgaaggagaacgagatcctgtacaccatgagctacaacccctcctactgctggatcctcgctctggcactgggtcccttcttcacacaaagagtcagggatcCGCAGCGatttcccaagaccatcacccaactgtactcctactatatttacaacatcctgaaaaaccacggccgtgagattgagaacccccgtgatgtgttactcagggttggtcagatggccttcagaggagtgtccgagaagaagattgtatTTACAGACGGAGATTTGATCAAgcacaatctgcagccttcccagttcctgtccgggttcctgatggagctatTGGAAGGAGGGGATGCTCCCCCgtgtgtggtgtacacattcccacacctcactatccaagagtttgtagctgcagttgcacaattcctgaatccacatcctggggatatcctgaaattcctcactgaagcccagaacacaacagatgggcgatttgaggtatttcttcgTTTtattgctggtctctcctccccaatgacagctcggggcctggaggagtttctgggtccatttcctcatgaaacaacctgccaggtgattgactgggtgaaggaggaggttaaacgccagagtggaaacacgaggagtgaagctggtaaaaagaGCCTcatgaacacattgcactacctgtttgagtctcagaatcgctggctggctcaggccgcactgggatctgtgaaaacactttcattcagtggattgacactgaccccgattgactgcgcggtcctgtctcatgtcatcggactctgtgatacaataaaacacctcgacctggagaactgtcacattcagtgtgaaggaatccagcggctgggacccgggctgcacaagtgccaggagttgaggtaacttgatttgtCTCTCCAAACtatgaaactgttccattgtgcaGTTTCAATGTAAAACAATTTGGCTAAAACTGTAGGATATCAGGTAATAAAAGACTGTGTTAAATTACCAGGGTATAGGTCAGTAATtcccaaggacgggagggttctgtggttccttgtgaagggatgttggaggcttcatcagatcagtggacaacggccattggtttaatggtagtaaatcacaggaatggccgtgtttctcactgcctgtgacacgtccattgacaatgttccttctcactgttactgacacccagaccgacactgactgcagcagtgggtcagagattcactcccccttcccggtgagggacaagagaccgtcagcagactgtcccagtgagaaggaaagaaataccattgtgagattgtcctcccctgcccttccccATGTGTGCCTATCACCATCACTCACTACTAGATACTCAGACTCCATGGGTTCATCTCCCGTTCCAAATTTGGGTCTCAGTTCAGACCCACCCCTCCCGTGCAATATTTTACTGGATCAACCTATCATGTTGGActcttccccattctctttcctcctgttggatctctcttccccattacccttACTCCTGCATGTTCTGTCTTCCTATCCCTTTTCCTCAGGTGGTGCCTCTTCCACATCTCCTATCGGAATTATAATTTGTGAATTTATAATTCACAAATCCTCCTCACTGTGGGTATATCTCCCACATTTCTGCCCTGAACCTACCAATGCTCTCAAGTCAGTAACACTTCTTTTCACCGTCTGGGAGTGACACAGAatgtgtggagtttacagggtcacaccgacagactaaattactgacattcgctggataccctggagctggtcagtgagggacattgacagtgatgggaactccaatcagtgatttactgaagattttaatgtttcctgaaatatccgagtgagagaggTTTTCTCAGACTCATGGTTTTTGAATCACTTTTTTTATCTATTTGTCTGTTTGGCTTTAGACTTGGGGCAAATAAACCTGGAGATtctggagtgaaactggtgtctgcggctctgaggaacccggagtgtaaaatacagcaactgtggtaagtaccagactgtgggagattgtgtttacaatcactgggtgtctgacactgaacattaatgtgatcagtaattgtgttactgataaacactggggatttgtaccatctcctgtctctgtgtccttcaccctcactctctctcatctccaggctgaaccatgttggtctcacagattctggtgccgtgGATCTCATCTCGACTCTCAGAACAAACCGATTACTGATggagctgaacctgagtgaaaATGAACTGcgtgattcaggagtgaaactggtgtctgcggctctgaggaacctggagtgtaaaatacagacactggagtaagtaccagatTGTTGGAGATTttatttacagtcactgggtgtctgacactgaacattaatgtgatcaataattgtgttactgataagcaCTAGGGTTTTGTACCATCTCCTGTGTCTCTGTGTTATTCACTGTTtgcctctctcatctccaggttgagggatgtcggtctcacagattctggtgccgaggatctcgcctccgctctcagtgcaaacccatcactgacggagctggacctgagtgataataaactgggagattcaggagtgaaactggtgtctgtggctctggggaacccggagtgtaaaatacagaaactggagtaagtaccagactgtgggagattgtgtttacagtcaccaGGTGTCTGACCCTGAACATTAATggga
It encodes:
- the LOC140723161 gene encoding NACHT, LRR and PYD domains-containing protein 3-like; translated protein: MVAAAVCKYVKENEILYTMSYNPSYCWILALALGPFFTQRVRDPQRFPKTITQLYSYYIYNILKNHGREIENPRDVLLRVGQMAFRGVSEKKIVFTDGDLIKHNLQPSQFLSGFLMELLEGGDAPPCVVYTFPHLTIQEFVAAVAQFLNPHPGDILKFLTEAQNTTDGRFEVFLRFIAGLSSPMTARGLEEFLGPFPHETTCQVIDWVKEEVKRQSGNTRSEAGKKSLMNTLHYLFESQNRWLAQAALGSVKTLSFSGLTLTPIDCAVLSHVIGLCDTIKHLDLENCHIQCEGIQRLGPGLHKCQELRLGANKPGDSGVKLVSAALRNPECKIQQLWLNHVGLTDSGAVDLISTLRTNRLLMELNLSENELRDSGVKLVSAALRNLECKIQTLELRDVGLTDSGAEDLASALSANPSLTELDLSDNKLGDSGVKLVSVALGNPECKIQKLELRKVGLTDSGAEHLVSALSTNPSLMELNLGINSLTDRSAPALCRLILTLPNLEWIRLVGNRFSETGEKELRSVQDHRPGLIVIL